A part of Bacillus thuringiensis genomic DNA contains:
- the rplD gene encoding 50S ribosomal protein L4, producing the protein MPKVTVYNQTGSQVGEIELAEAIFGIEPNEAVLFEAVMMQRASLRQGTHKVKTRSEVRGGGRKPWRQKGTGRARQGSIRSPQWRGGGTVFGPTPRSYAYKLPKKVRRLAIKSALATKVVENNIVVLEDLVLNAPKTKDMLAVLKGLTVEKKALIVTADANESVELSARNIPGVTVITADGVNVLDVLHHDKLIMTKAAVEKVEEVLA; encoded by the coding sequence ATGCCAAAAGTTACTGTATATAACCAAACTGGTTCACAGGTTGGTGAAATCGAATTAGCTGAAGCTATTTTCGGTATCGAACCAAATGAAGCTGTACTTTTCGAAGCTGTAATGATGCAACGTGCATCTTTACGTCAAGGTACACACAAAGTAAAAACTCGTTCTGAAGTTCGTGGTGGTGGTCGTAAACCATGGCGTCAAAAAGGAACTGGACGTGCTCGTCAAGGGTCTATCCGCTCTCCTCAATGGCGTGGTGGTGGTACGGTATTCGGACCTACACCAAGAAGCTATGCGTACAAACTTCCTAAGAAGGTTCGTCGTTTAGCAATCAAATCTGCATTAGCTACTAAAGTAGTTGAGAACAACATTGTAGTTCTTGAAGACCTAGTATTAAATGCACCAAAAACAAAAGACATGCTAGCAGTACTTAAAGGATTAACTGTTGAGAAGAAAGCTCTTATCGTAACTGCTGATGCAAACGAATCTGTAGAGTTATCTGCTCGCAATATCCCTGGAGTAACAGTAATCACTGCTGATGGCGTAAACGTTTTAGACGTGCTTCATCATGATAAGCTAATCATGACAAAAGCGGCAGTGGAAAAAGTAGAGGAGGTGCTTGCATAA
- the rplW gene encoding 50S ribosomal protein L23, whose translation MRDPRDIIKRPVITERSMEMMAEKKYTFDVDVKSNKTEVKDALEAIFGVKVEKVNIMNYKPKAKRVGRHAGFTSRRRKAIVKLTADSKEIEIFQGV comes from the coding sequence ATGAGAGATCCTCGTGATATCATTAAGCGCCCAGTTATCACTGAACGTTCTATGGAAATGATGGCTGAAAAAAAATACACGTTCGATGTGGACGTTAAATCTAATAAAACAGAAGTTAAAGATGCTCTTGAAGCGATCTTTGGTGTTAAAGTAGAAAAAGTGAACATCATGAACTACAAGCCGAAAGCAAAACGCGTTGGTCGTCACGCTGGTTTTACTAGCCGTCGTCGTAAAGCAATCGTTAAGCTAACTGCTGACAGCAAAGAAATCGAAATCTTCCAAGGCGTTTAA
- the rplB gene encoding 50S ribosomal protein L2 — MGIKKYNPTTNGRRNMTTNDFAEITTDRPEKSLLAPLSKKAGRNNQGKITVRHQGGGHKRQYRIIDFKRNKDGIPGRVATIEYDPNRSANIALINYVDGEKRYILAPKSLEVGMEVMSGPEADIKIGNALPLINIPVGTVVHNIELKPGRGGQLVRSAGTSAQVLGKEGKYVLVRLTSGEVRLVLSACRASIGQVGNEQHELIKIGKAGRSRWLGKRPTVRGSVMNPVDHPHGGGEGRSPIGRKSPMSPWGKPTLGFKTRKKNKASDKFIVRRRKK; from the coding sequence ATGGGAATTAAAAAGTATAATCCAACTACTAACGGTCGTCGTAATATGACTACGAATGATTTCGCTGAAATCACGACTGACAGACCAGAAAAGTCATTACTTGCTCCTTTAAGCAAGAAGGCTGGTCGTAATAACCAAGGTAAAATTACTGTACGTCATCAAGGTGGCGGACATAAGCGTCAATACCGTATCATCGACTTTAAGCGTAACAAAGATGGAATTCCAGGACGCGTTGCTACGATCGAATACGATCCAAACCGCTCTGCGAATATCGCATTAATTAACTACGTTGACGGTGAAAAACGTTACATTCTTGCTCCTAAATCTTTAGAAGTAGGTATGGAAGTTATGTCTGGCCCAGAAGCTGACATCAAAATCGGTAACGCATTACCATTAATCAACATTCCAGTAGGTACTGTTGTTCATAATATCGAGCTTAAGCCTGGTCGTGGCGGACAATTAGTTCGTTCTGCTGGTACATCTGCTCAAGTACTTGGTAAAGAAGGTAAATACGTACTTGTACGTTTAACTTCTGGTGAAGTACGTCTTGTATTATCTGCTTGTCGCGCTTCAATCGGTCAAGTAGGTAACGAACAACACGAACTTATCAAAATCGGTAAAGCAGGTCGCTCTCGCTGGTTAGGTAAACGCCCAACAGTTCGTGGTTCTGTAATGAACCCGGTTGATCACCCACACGGTGGTGGTGAAGGACGTTCTCCAATCGGACGTAAGTCTCCAATGTCTCCATGGGGTAAACCAACTCTTGGATTCAAGACTCGTAAGAAAAACAAAGCGTCTGACAAATTCATCGTTCGTCGTCGTAAAAAATAA
- the rpsS gene encoding 30S ribosomal protein S19: MARSLKKGPFVDDHLMSKMEKLVASEQKQVVKTWSRRSTIFPQFIGHTIAVYDGRKHVPVYITEDMVGHKLGEFAPTRTYKGHLADDKKTRR, from the coding sequence ATGGCTCGTAGCTTAAAAAAAGGACCATTTGTCGATGATCACTTAATGAGCAAAATGGAAAAATTAGTTGCATCTGAGCAAAAACAAGTTGTTAAAACTTGGTCTCGCCGTTCAACAATCTTCCCTCAGTTCATCGGACACACAATCGCTGTATATGATGGTCGTAAACACGTACCTGTGTACATCACTGAGGATATGGTTGGCCATAAGTTAGGTGAATTCGCACCAACTCGTACGTATAAAGGTCACCTTGCTGACGATAAGAAAACTAGAAGATAA